One Corythoichthys intestinalis isolate RoL2023-P3 chromosome 9, ASM3026506v1, whole genome shotgun sequence DNA window includes the following coding sequences:
- the zhx3a gene encoding zinc fingers and homeoboxes protein 3, with amino-acid sequence MASKRKSTVPCMIPSKSKHVREEIILGSLPELLPTIPEDGILSISGEESGHVSHSSSKSECGSEVQKGGTYSCPPCSFESRDLNYFLDHMHNCHLDFRAQPTFYCLNCGISVVRFEALALHNAKTHPKIMEGLMTASLSVNNRDGITTVEQSLFTDNGDHYRESGISLSKTPIAKMIRAKGEHKKIVVSHTVEVLKKASGKDVDPSMLTNVPELQNGALSVSGAQAMPRTAVSHVIATTVSNQVFHQHTPSLYSPPSSDSNKDLPKVMIPLSSIPTYDAAMDTSSFLKTSFGKFPYPTKAELCYLTVVSEFPEEQIKLWFTAQRLKQGISWSPEEIEEARRKMFNTVFQGGAPQKQPATQRHVNHIVTHHTVTAPSGSKGPNFPMAEVPYGGGRTRPVGVMAKQASMSSNPHVTRVSYSTPLLSQKVPSLVRTTQTLTKNIQPAAEPEKSSNGLGADAAAGCSRSSSSSSTCSSSSSITSVTGYSSSSISGEAVARKTVNNSSPTNGIHNFAACATNISNNDLHYVNPPNEKMRNSLLTGSEGLNSHGALENTSNINHNNHNSVVISPQEHADTLRKDKQRSIQSTNSSITDEHAASKDNVPHLNHASTSPTESTTSTTVITKSSSSVMDEGKRNKELSIKGMSILQQLIKEDDLFTGDRSSEQKMEPIKINFKRLKMNESESISEMARQEHKAEIGEGSFSLPWAANKNARQLRILRQAFSSARWPNSQQYEELSRQTGLPKSEVVRWFSDSRHSHKNGQLKWLETYLRPALDAEEAGGRLDAEAKSQQDQSVAAVKHSEQDVNKALEEEGKRNTDQPLQWQDLTSPLRGLVATEGSGELINAETSTKPGVLKDAWPERDHQQLTASQPLIEQPNDANQTRDRLRMELLEV; translated from the exons ATGGCCAGCAAGAGGAAATCCACCGTGCCCTGCATGATACCATCCAAATCCAAACATGTGCGCGAGGAAATTATCCTGGGCTCGCTGCCAGAACTCCTACCGACAATCCCGGAAGACGGCATACTCAGCATCTCTGGAGAAGAGTCTGGCCATGTCTCTCATAGCTCATCCAAATCTGAATGTGGCAGCGAGGTACAGAAAGGAGGTACATACAGTTGTCCGCCGTGCTCTTTTGAGTCCAGAGATTTAAACTACTTTTTAGATCACATGCACAACTGCCACTTAGACTTCAGGGCCCAGCCCACTTTCTACTGCCTGAACTGTGGGATCTCCGTTGTTCGCTTTGAGGCTCTGGCCCTGCATAATGCCAAGACTCATCCTAAGATCATGGAGGGCTTAATGACCGCCTCTCTGAGTGTCAACAACAGAGATGGAATCACAACAGTGGAGCAAAGCCTCTTCACGGACAATGGAGACCACTACCGAGAATCTGGAATCTCCCTTAGCAAAACCCCCATTGCAAAGATGATCAGAGCCAAGGGAGAGCACAAAAAGATTGTAGTATCGCATACCGTGGAAGTATTGAAGAAAGCTAGTGGGAAAGATGTCGACCCCAGCATGCTGACAAATGTGCCTGAACTCCAAAACGGGGCTCTCAGTGTTTCTGGCGCCCAAGCTATGCCGAGGACAGCTGTAAGTCACGTGATCGCGACAACAGTGTCCAACCAAGTCTTTCACCAGCACACTCCCTCCCTGTACTCCCCCCCTTCCTCCGATTCCAATAAAGACCTTCCAAAGGTAATGATCCCTCTTAGCAGCATCCCCACCTACGATGCCGCTATGGACACCAGCAGCTTTCTTAAGACATCCTTTGGCAAGTTCCCCTACCCGACCAAAGCGGAGCTCTGCTACCTGACAGTGGTGTCAGAGTTCCCCGAAGAGCAGATCAAACTGTGGTTTACTGCCCAAAGACTCAAGCAGGGCATAAGCTGGTCTCCGGAGGAAATCGAAGAGGCCAGGAGGAAGATGTTCAACACAGTGTTCCAGGGCGGCGCGCCCCAAAAGCAACCCGCGACGCAGCGTCATGTCAATCACATTGTTACTCACCACACCGTAACAGCCCCTTCAGGTTCAAAAGGACCAAACTTTCCCATGGCTGAAGTCCCCTACGGCGGTGGAAGAACCAGACCTGTGGGAGTAATGGCCAAGCAGGCCAGCATGTCGTCTAATCCCCACGTGACGAGGGTCTCGTATTCGACTCCGCTGCTTTCTCAGAAGGTTCCGTCTTTAGTCAGAACAACACAGACGCTGACCAAGAACATTCAACCAGCTGCAGAGCCAGAGAAGAGCAGCAACGGCCTCGGCGCGGACGCGGCAGCTGGATGCAGCCgcagcagcagtagcagcagTACCTGCAGCAGTAGCAGCAGCATCACCAGTGTCACCGGATATTCCAGCAGCAGTATCAGTGGTGAGGCCGTCGCCCGCAAAACCGTGAACAACAGCAGCCCGACTAACGGCATCCACAACTTCGCTGCCTGCGCCACAAATATTAGCAATAACGATTTGCACTACGTCAATCCCCCCAATGAAAAGATGCGCAACAGTTTACTGACAGGATCGGAAGGTTTAAACAGTCACGGCGCCCTAGAAAACACCAGCAACATCAATCATAACAATCATAACAGCGTCGTAATCAGTCCTCAAGAGCACGCCGACACCTTGAGGAAGGACAAGCAACGCAGCATTCAGAGCACCAACAGCAGTATTACCGATGAACACGCTGCCTCGAAAGACAATGTTCCCCACCTGAACCACGCCAGCACTTCCCCCACTGAAAGCACCACCAGCACCACCGTCATTACAAAAAGTAGTTCATCTGTGATGGATGAGGGCAAACGCAACAAGGAGTTGAGCATAAAAGGCATGTCAATCTTGCAGCAACTCATCAAGGAGGACGACCTTTTTACTGGAGACAGAAGTTCAGAACAGAAAATGGAACCCATCAAGATCAACTTCAAAAGGCTGAAAATGAACGAAAGCGAGAGCATATCAGAGATGGCGCGTCAAGAACACAAAGCGGAGATAGGCGAAGGATCCTTCTCACTTCCCTGGGCCGCCAACAAGAACGCCCGGCAGCTGCGCATCCTTCGCCAGGCGTTCTCCAGCGCACGCTGGCCCAACAGTCAGCAATACGAAGAGTTAAGCAGACAGACTGGCCTCCCCAAGTCTGAGGTGGTACGCTGGTTCAGCGACAGCCGCCATAGCCACAAGAATGGACAACTCAAGTGGCTGGAGACCTACCTGCGACCAGCTCTGGATGCAGAGGAAGCGGGCGGTAGATTAGACGCCGAAGCCAAATCGCAGCAGGACCAGTCGGTTGCCGCAGTGAAACATTCGGAGCAAGACGTGAACAAAGCCCTGGAAGAAGAAGGAAAAAGAAACACTGACCAACCGCTTCAATGGCAGGATTTAACCTCACCACTGCGAGGTCTGGTGGCGACTGAGGGAAGTGGCGAGCTCATCAATGCTGAGACCTCCACGAAGCCGGGAGTCTTGAAGGACGCCTGGCCGGAAAGAGACCATCAGCAGCTAACTGCTAGCCAGCCACTTATTGAACAACCCAACGATGCCAATCAGACCAG GGATCGCCTGAGGATGGAGCTGCTGGAGGTGTGA